The following coding sequences are from one Cardiobacteriaceae bacterium TAE3-ERU3 window:
- the rpoZ gene encoding DNA-directed RNA polymerase subunit omega, translating to MARVTVEDCLKTENNRFRLVLAASKRARQISLGHQPMVSEENDKPTVIALREIEDGKTSIGHILSSDSDSISE from the coding sequence ATGGCAAGAGTTACTGTAGAAGATTGTCTTAAAACAGAAAATAACCGATTTCGCTTAGTACTTGCGGCTTCTAAACGTGCGCGCCAGATCAGCTTGGGGCATCAGCCAATGGTCAGCGAGGAAAATGACAAGCCAACCGTAATTGCATTGCGTGAGATTGAAGACGGGAAGACCAGTATTGGTCATATCCTTTCTAGCGACAGCGACAGTATTAGCGAATAA